In Colletotrichum lupini chromosome 6, complete sequence, a single window of DNA contains:
- a CDS encoding PCI domain-containing protein, protein MSADAIPDFLAEQRDEAPEELQHLVLEFENYWERKLWHQLTDALGQFFSHPGSKPQRLSFYKVFILKFADKINQLKLVDLALKAATECSDDEERLTFLQGVAKKVDNENSQDALVYASVAVARVKLDLEDMDGARKDLDTAERILDSFDSVETIVHAAFYDANANYYQRKMEFAAYYRNALLYLACIDINSLTPQERHRRALHLSIAALVSDTIYNFGELLLHPVLDALKGTQDEWFRDLLFAFNRGDLQGFEALSARMRAKPLLAENAGHLRQKIYLASLTEAVFRRPPHDRAMSFADIAQETKVRPNEIEHLIMKALSLGLLRGNIDQVDEVAHITWVQPKVLDMKQIGNMRQRLLDWDSQVNQLGNWIETAGGDVWAA, encoded by the exons ATGAGCGCCGACGCAATTCCCGACTTCCTGGCGGAGCAGCGCGACGAGGCCCCTGAGGAACTTCAGCACCTCGTTCTGGAGTTCGAAAACTACTGGGAGAGGAAACTCTGGCACCAGCTCACCGATGCCCTCGGCCAGTTCTTCAGTCACCCGGGCAGCAAGCCCCAGCGACTCTCCTTCTACAAGGTCTTCATTCTCAAGTTTGCGGATAAGATCAACCAGCTTAAGCTTGTCGACTTGGCATTGAAGGCTGCCACCGAATGCTCTG ATGATGAGGAGCGCCTCACATTCCTCCAAGGAGTCGCGAAGAAGGTAGACAACGAGAACTCACAGGATGCTTTGGTATACGCTTCCGTCGCTGTTGCCAGAGTAAAGCTGGATCTGGAGGATATGGATGGCGCCCGCAAGGACCTCGACACAGCCGAGAGAATACTGGACAGCTTCGACTCCGTCGAGACGATTGTCCACGCAGCGTTCTATGATGCGAATGCCAACTACTACCAG CGCAAGATGGAATTCGCAGCCTACTACCGCAACGCCCTTCTCTACCTCGCCTGCATCGACATCAACTCCCTCACACCCCAGGAGCGACACAGGAGAGCGCTGCACCTCAGCATCGCCGCATTAGTCTCCGACACCATCTACAACTTTGGTGAGCTGCTGTTGCACCCCGTCCTCGACGCCCTCAAAGGCACGCAGGACGAGTGGTTCCGCGACCTCCTCTTCGCCTTCAACCGCGGCGACCTACAGGGCTTCGAGGCTCTCTCGGCCCGCATGCGGGCCAAGCCTTTGCTCGCCGAGAACGCCGGCCACCTCCGCCAGAAGATCTATCTCGCGTCCCTCACCGAGGCCGTCTTCCGCCGGCCGCCCCACGACCGTGCCATGTCCTTCGCCGATATCGCTCAGGAGACTAAGGTTCGTCCCAACGAGATCGAGCACCTCATCATGAAGGCCCTCAGCCTGGGTCTGCTGCGCGGCAACATTGACCAGGTCGACGAGGTGGCGCACATTACTTGGGTCCAGCCCAAGGTGCTTGATATGAAGCAGATTGGCAACATGCGCCAGCGGCTCCTCGACTGGGACTCGCAAGTCAACCAGCTTGGTAACTGGATCGAGACCGCCGGCGGCGACGTGTGGGCAGCTTAG
- a CDS encoding NADH-ubiquinone oxidoreductase 40 kDa subunit, translated as MASFQTAVRSTQKVAHNALRSRPISDIAITRTGKPILRTQGGRHSLGARQGCTVIVPFREEMAKRHLKVSGDLGRVVFLEYDLYNTQSIEESVRHSDVVYNLVGRDYPTKNYSLEDVHVEGTERIAEAVAKYDVDRFIHVSSYNANLESTSEFFRTKARGEQVARSIYPETTIVRPAPVFGFEDNLLLKLANVMNLFTANNMQERFRPVHALEVMLYDDSTAGQTYELYGPKEYSMAEIAEFADREIFKKRRHINLPKAVLKPIAGLLNKYLWWHTMSADEVEREFIDQEIDETAKTFKDLGIEPGDISKFTYHYLQGFRSANFYDLPPATEKEKKEERKYLHVLDELSSPFTSLKMSISDSEDEPLALSSHALAALAEFKAEEDARLKEFERLQELAEANAAKKAPISMAAFMEDWNKSQFWYSDETAGFLARQLLEGADADTTIAIVSAPSVFVALHNILTARDESEARPKVFLLEHDNRFNVFPEFVFYDFAQPFKLPGELKGVVDRFVIDPPFLSEDCQTKTAMSVRWMMKPDVAEKGRVIVSTGERMAELVNRVYKPLGVRTVTYEPSHERGLSNEFRCYANFECKDWTWREAASS; from the exons ATGGCCTCCTTTCAAACCGCTGTGCGGTCGACCCAGAAGGTCGCGCACAATGCCTTGAGAAGCAGGCCCATCTCCGATATTGCCATCACCCGTACAGGCAAACCCATCCTGCGAACCCAGGGCGGAAG ACACTCTCTTGGTG CTCGCCAAGGATGCACCGTTATCGTCCCTTTCCGTGAGGAGATGGCCAAGCGCCACTTGAAGGTCTCTGGTGACCTTGGCCGAGTCGTCTTCCTT GAGTACGACCTCTACAACACCCAATCGATCGAAGAGAGCGTTAGACATTCCGATGTTGTCTACAACCTGGTCGGCCGTGACTACCCCACCAA GAACTACTCCCTCGAGGATGTCCATGTCGAGGGAACTGAGCGGATAGCTGAGGCTGTTGCCAAGTACGATGTCGATCGCTTTATCCACGTCTCCAGTTACAACGCCAACCTCGAGTCAACATCCGAGTTCTTCCGCACCAAGGCCCGTGGCGAGCAAGTCGCTCGCAGCATCTACCCCGAGACCACCATTGTGCGGCCGGCGCCCGTCTTCGGTTTCGAAGACAACCTCCTTCTGAAGCTCGCTAACGTCATGAACCTCTTCACTGCCAACAACATGCAAGAGAGATTCAGGCCCGTCCAC GCTCTCGAGGTCATGCTCTACGACGACAGCACAGCAGGTCAGACCTACGAGCTTTACGGCCCCAAGGAATACTCGATGGCCGAGATTGCCGAGTTTGCCGACCGTGAGATTTTCAAGAAGCGCCGCCACATCAACCTCCCCAAGGCTGTCCTCAAGCCTATCGCCGGTCTCCTGAACAAGTACCTCTGGTGGCACACCATGTCTGCCGACGAAGTTGAGCGTGAATTCATTGACCAGGAGATTGACGAGACCGCCAAGACATTCAAGGACCTCGGCATCGAGCCCGGTGACATTAGCAAGTTCACATACCATTACCTG CAAGGTTTCCGCAGTGCCAACTTCTACGACCTGCCCCCTGCAacagagaaggagaagaaggaggagcgCAAGTACCTGCACGTTCTTGACGA ACTTAGCAGTCCTTTCACCTCAC TCAAGATGAGCATCTCAGACAGCGAGGACGAGCCTCT TGCTCTCTCCTCGCACGCGTTGGCGGCGCTGGCCGAATTCAAGGCCGAGGAGGATGCCCGTCTGAAAGAGTTTGAGAGGCTCCAGGAACTAGCGGAGGCGAATGCGGCCAAGAAGGCGCCGATATCCATGGCGGCGTTCATGGAGGACTGGAATAAGTCGCAATTTTGG TATTCTGACGAGACGGCGGGTTTCTTGGCGAGGCAACTCCTCGAGGGCGCTGATGCGGATACCACGATTGCGATTGTGTCTGCGCCCAGTGTGTTTGTTGCTCTGCATAATATCCTG ACTGCGCGAGACGAGAGCGAGGCCCGGCCAAAGGTCTTTTTGCTGGAACACGACAACCGCTTCAACGTCTTCCCTGAGTTCGTCTTTTACGACTTTGCGCAGCCCTTCAAGCTCCCGGGTGAGCTCAAGGGTGTCGTAGACCGCTTCGTCATCGACCCGCCATTCCTCAGTGAGGACTGCCAGACCAAGA CCGCCATGTCGGTCCGGTGGATGATGAAGCCGGATGTCGCCGAAAAGGGCCGCGTCATCGTCAGCACTGGCGAGCGCATGGCCGAGTTGGTGAACAGGGTATACAAGCCCCTCGGTGTCAGAACCGTCACATACGAGCCGAGCCACGAGCGAGGGCTCAGCAACGAGTTTCGGTGTTACGCAAACTTTGAGTGCAAAGACTGGACGTGGCGGGAGGCGGCTTCGAGTTGA
- a CDS encoding ubiquitin carboxyl-terminal hydrolase: MSARPTTPMSPKTAKVKSPLPGTPVFGCEHIQRLFTQSTEGITQCVHHYKMILKNIFEQTPVVPQTFKNSDGQVMTSLTSNYLCLQCSAIVNEDDRLKHGTKKQHRFYVDSRSGALYCQICDDLVWDPTLEELRASPSYLKLQPALLYRPALAPSCLINMLIDLLDRKRKHDEMFSDGVKDSSASNPGFISNNTTTASCKANGLRGIYNAGATCYQNVVLQSFLHNPLLRNFYLSDGHQSTDCQLTNCLSCAMDDMFQDFYAVENTNGFTAASILSGFWISEKKAFENLVTTKEQDAHEFFQFLAEELHERNGDGKRPETGSEHTCNCIIHQTFYGKLQTGTTCQNCGGVTNAVQSFLDLSLGLENLSHRRKKGGQKVPSLTLQECLDEEYVKSDKCEYRCHNCSSMQQAKRATSIKRLPNVLAIQLKRFEYKQGRHDRASKIETVVNFPLQLNMLPYTTRGRGADSKDAFDLGRSCTYDLLSVVVHVGEIDTGHYVSYCRVGDQWFKFNDHKVEMASKSDVMSAQPYLLFYIIRSLSNATRSNEVKTVARRKYGEKGRFGMAKAGGDGGSSILSALEINNSDQAYVLSIEISQTRNMCQIGPRQGKRAGLSS; this comes from the exons ATGTCTGCTCGACCAACGACGCCGATGTCCCCAAAGACCGCCAAGGTCAAATCGCCCCTCCCTGGCACACCAGTCTTTGGCTGCG AACACATCCAGCGGCTGTTCACCCAGTCCACAGAGGGTATTACCCAATGTGTCCACCACTACAAGATGATCCTCAAGAACATCTTTGAGCAGACGCCTGTTGTGCCGCAAACATTCAAGAACTCTGACGGCCAGGTCATGACGTCTCTCACATCCAACTACCTCTGTCTACAATGTTCCGCCATTGTCAATGAGGATGATCGTCTCAAGCACGGCACAAAGAAGCAGCATCGCTTCT ATGTCGACTCAAGGAGTGGTGCCCTCTACTGCCAGATCTGTGATGACCTAGTTTGGGACCCCACTCTCGAGGAGCTTCGA GCGTCCCCCTCGTACCTCAAACTACAACCTGCGTTGTTGTATCGCCCAGCTTTGGCTCCTAGCTGCCTGATCAACATGCTAATTGATCTTCTAGACCGCAAGAGAAAGCACGATGAGATGTTCTCAGATGGCGTAAAGGACAGTTCTGCAAGCAACCCAGGCTTTATATCCAACAACACCACCACTGCCTCTTGCAAAGCCAATGGTCTGCGCGGAATCTACAATGCCGGAGCAACATGCTACCAGAATGTGGTGCTGCAGAGCTTCCTCCACAATCCCCTCCTGCGCAACTTTTATCTCAGCGACGGCCATCAGAGCACCGATTGCCAGCTGACAAACTGCCTCAGCTGTGCCATGGACGACATGTTCCAGGACTTCTATGCTGTTGAGAATACTAATGGATTCACGGCGGCTAGTATTCTGTCTGGATTCTGGATCTCGGAGAAGAAGGCGTTTGAGAACCTCGTCACCACCAAGGAGCAGGATGCCCATGAGTTCTTTCAATTCCTCGCCGAGGAGCTGCATGAGCGCAATGGAGATGGCAAGCGTCCTGAGACTGGAAGCGAGCATACATGTAATTGCATCATCCACCAGACATTCTACGGCAAGCTCCAGACTGGCACTACTTGCCAGAACTGCGGAGGCGTCACCAACGCGGTTCAATCCTTCCTGGACCTCAGTCTCGGACTGGAGAACCTCTCTCACAGGAGAAAGAAGGGAGGCCAGAAGGTGCCCAGCCTGACTCTGCAGGAGTGCTTGGATGAGGAATACGTCAAGTCAGACAAGTGCGAGTATCGGTGCCACAACTGCAGCTCGATGCAGCAGGCCAAGAGAGCCACCAGCATTAAGCGGCTGCCAAATGTGCTCGCGATACAGCTCAAG CGATTTGAGTACAAGCAGGGCCGCCATGACCGCGCATCAAAGATCGAGACGGTGGTTAACTTCCCCCTTCAGCTCAACATGCTGCCATATACTACCAGAGGTAGAGGCGCGGACTCCAAGGATGCCTTTGACCTCGGAAGATCTTGCACGTACGACCTCCTTAGTGTGGTGGTCCACGTGGGCGAGATCGACACGG GCCATTATGTATCCTACTGCCGAGTAGGCGACCAGTGGTTCAAGTTCAACGATCACAAGGTTGAAATGGCGTCAAAGTCAGACGTCATGAGTGCTCAACCCTATCTGCTCTTCTACATTATTCGTTCACTCTC TAATGCCACCAGGTCAAACGAGGTCAAGACGGTGGCCCGCCGAAAGTATGGGGAAAAGGGGCGCTTTGGAATGGCGAAGGCGGGGGGCGACGGAGGATCAAGCATCTTGTCGGCGTTGGAAATAAAC AACAGCGATCAAGCGTATGTACTTTCTATTGAAATCTCGCAAACCAGAAATATGTGCCAAATCGGGCCCCGTCAGGGCAAGAGGGCAGGCCTATCATCATGA
- a CDS encoding metallo-beta-lactamase superfamily protein gives MAFVLEEEDAMFTADNVLGQGTAVFEDLTIYLNSLERMQSLFKGRAYPGHGPVIDNGPSKIQDYINHRKAREEQVIRTLRTARQGSNIEGDPYAWTVMELVKVIYADVPEELHIPASGGVIQILGKLEKENKVVQSDERWKLKDRSAL, from the coding sequence ATGGCCTTCGtcttggaggaggaggacgctATGTTCACGGCGGATAACGTCTTGGGCCAGGGTACCGCAGTATTCGAGGACTTGACCATCTACCTCAACAGTCTCGAGAGAATGCAGAGCCTGTTCAAGGGAAGGGCGTATCCAGGTCACGGGCCCGTGATTGACAACGGCCCGTCCAAGATTCAAGACTACATCAACCACCGGAAGGCTCGAGAGGAGCAGGTCATTCGTACGCTAAGGACGGCGAGGCAAGGCTCTAATATCGAGGGCGATCCCTATGCCTGGACGGTCATGGAGCTTGTCAAAGTCATTTACGCTGACGTTCCTGAGGAGCTGCATATCCCGGCGAGCGGTGGGGTCATACAGATCTTGGGAAAGCTCGAAAAGGAAAACAAGGTGGTCCAGAGTGATGAGAGATGGAAGTTGAAAGATCGATCTGCGTTATAA
- a CDS encoding CFEM domain-containing protein, translated as MSSDHLHYQAHIHPSQNDQSVNMQFTTVAVAFFASLVAAQDLSTLPDCATDDSWCFQVRTMWLTRRTYDIQRPCFVDNFPISGCTDQTDFACICASSAYNSAVTTCVLGACELTDALAASSWAQATCAAAGVPI; from the exons ATGTC CTCAGATCACTTACACTACCAAGCCCATATTCACCCGTCTCAAAACGACCAATCAGTCAACATGCAGTTCACCACCGTCGCCGTCGCCTTCTTCGCCAGCCTCGTCGCTGCCCAGGACCTTTCCACCCTCCCCGACTGCGCG ACAGACGACTCTTGGTGTTTCCAAGTTCGAACCATGTGGCTAACGAGAAGAACCTATGATATCCAGCGTCCCTGCTTCGTCGACAACTTCCCCATCTCCGGCTGCACTGACCAGACCGACTTCGCCTGCATCTGCGC TTCCTCCGCGTACAACAGCGCCGTGACCACCTGCGTCCTAGGTGCCTGCGAGCTTACCGACGC TCTTGCTGCCTCTTCCTGGGCTCAGGCCACCTGCGCCGCTGCTGGCGTCCCCATCTAG